In Methanobacterium aggregans, the genomic stretch AGCTGCCATAGAGGCCCGTAAACATGATTTAAACGTTTTAATAGTTTCAAAAGGATTATCATTCAAATCAGGCTGCACAACACTTGCAGAGGGAGGATACAACGCTGCCTTTGGCTATGTTGATTCAGAGGACAGTGTTGATGCACACTTCAACGACACAATCAGAGGAGGTGCCTACCTCAACGATTTAAACCTTGTGAGGGTGCTTGTGAATGAGGCCAAGGACAGGTTAACAGAACTTGAAGATTTTGGAGCCATCTTCGACAGGCAGGAATCAGGAAAACTCAATCAAAGACCCTTTGGAGGTCAAACCTACAGACGTACGTGCTTCCAGGGAGACAGAACAGGCCATGAGATGATGATGGCCCTCAAGGAAGAAGTCATAAAGCAGGGAATCCAGACCATGGATGAGGTTATGATAACCTCCCTCATACCAAACGAAGGGGGAGATGCAGTGATAGGTGCCTGTGGAATATCCCTCAAGGACTCCGGTTTCATTGAGTTCAGAGCCAAATCAACTGTACTTGCAACTGGAGGGGGGGGATGGCTTTACCCCGTAACATCAAACGCAGTCCAGAAAACAGGTGATGGATTTTCACTGGCCTACGATGCAGGTGCGGACCTTCTTGACATGGAACAGGTTCAATTCCACCCAACAGGCATGGTCTATCCAGAATCTAGGAAGGGTGTTCTTGTAACAGAGGCAGTGCGTGGCGAAGGTGGAAAGCTCATAAATTCAGAAGGTGAACGTTTCATGAAAAACTACGACTCCCGGGGAGAACTTGCAACCCGGGACGTTGTTGCAAGGGCAATATACAATGAAATACGTGAGGGAAGGGGAACAGAAAATGGTGGAGTTTACCTGGACGTCACACACTTACCTCCAGAACTCATCGAGGAAAAACTGGAAACCATGCTCCTCCAGTTCCAGGACGTGGGCGTGGACATCAGGAAAGAACCAATGGAAGTAGCACCAACTGCACACCATTTCATGGGCGGTGCGAAGATAAATCCACAGGGAGAAACAACAGTAAGAAACCTATACGCTGCAGGTGAGGTTACAGGTGGTGTTCACGGTGCAAACAGACTTGGTGGAAATGCTCTGGCAGACACCCAGGTATTCGGTAAACGGGCAGGTGTAAAAGCAGCTAAAAACGCTCTTGATAATGATTTAAGTTCCAACCCTGCATACGTCCATGCAGAAGAAGACAGGATCCATGGTGAGGTTAAAGACGGTGATCACTACCCCCACGAAATCAAGAGAGAACTCAAGGAAACCATGTGGAAGAATGTTGCAATAATAAGGAATGAAGAGGGATTAAAATCTGCAATAACCAAACTGGAGGAACTCAGGGAAAAATCCCGGAACATGAAGGTTCCAGAGGGCTCAGGATTCAACAAGAACCTTCAGGACGCCCTTGAAATCGAGAACATCATCAAAGTTGCCATGTTGGTAACAGAATCTGCACTCCTGCGC encodes the following:
- the tfrA gene encoding fumarate reductase (CoM/CoB) subunit TfrA; its protein translation is MVNEIVECDVLIIGSGGAGCRAAIEARKHDLNVLIVSKGLSFKSGCTTLAEGGYNAAFGYVDSEDSVDAHFNDTIRGGAYLNDLNLVRVLVNEAKDRLTELEDFGAIFDRQESGKLNQRPFGGQTYRRTCFQGDRTGHEMMMALKEEVIKQGIQTMDEVMITSLIPNEGGDAVIGACGISLKDSGFIEFRAKSTVLATGGGGWLYPVTSNAVQKTGDGFSLAYDAGADLLDMEQVQFHPTGMVYPESRKGVLVTEAVRGEGGKLINSEGERFMKNYDSRGELATRDVVARAIYNEIREGRGTENGGVYLDVTHLPPELIEEKLETMLLQFQDVGVDIRKEPMEVAPTAHHFMGGAKINPQGETTVRNLYAAGEVTGGVHGANRLGGNALADTQVFGKRAGVKAAKNALDNDLSSNPAYVHAEEDRIHGEVKDGDHYPHEIKRELKETMWKNVAIIRNEEGLKSAITKLEELREKSRNMKVPEGSGFNKNLQDALEIENIIKVAMLVTESALLRRESRGAHYREDYPETNDKWARSIVLNKNTDFRYIKRGLSTCRFN